One segment of Calditrichota bacterium DNA contains the following:
- a CDS encoding RluA family pseudouridine synthase, producing MLHEESSRPLPAEETEGRVLRKVAIVIPSGKEPERLDVFLARQVREITRSQVELAIAEGRVTIDGRPSKPSHKVKPGERIDLAFLARPPLELTPEPIPLQVVYEDDYLVVIDKPAGMIVHPAKGNRSGTLVNALLAHYGEVEPAADDDPDRPGIVHRIDKETSGLLVVCKREPAMSRLAKQFREHTVEREYWALAWWPFSHSKGTIDRPIGRDPTDRLKYAVAKPDASGRVKDSAKEARTHWTQIERFPFLTLLALRLETGRTHQIRVHLSDVGHPVFGDPDYCGRNRQMGRLSTAARSEAADYLEIARRQLLHARLLGFEHPVTGERLRFESPLPDDFQTVLDRLREKNQTRAR from the coding sequence ATGCTTCACGAGGAGTCATCACGTCCATTGCCAGCCGAGGAAACAGAAGGCCGGGTACTGCGCAAGGTCGCCATTGTGATTCCGTCCGGCAAGGAGCCGGAACGGCTCGATGTCTTTCTCGCCCGGCAGGTTCGTGAGATCACCCGTTCGCAGGTTGAACTCGCCATCGCCGAAGGCCGGGTAACGATCGACGGCCGTCCCTCCAAACCGTCGCACAAGGTCAAACCCGGCGAACGAATCGACCTCGCCTTCCTGGCCCGGCCGCCGCTGGAACTGACGCCCGAGCCGATTCCGCTTCAAGTGGTCTATGAAGATGACTACCTGGTGGTGATAGACAAGCCGGCCGGGATGATCGTCCACCCGGCCAAAGGCAATCGGAGCGGGACGCTTGTCAACGCGCTGCTCGCGCATTATGGCGAAGTCGAGCCGGCTGCCGACGACGACCCTGACCGGCCCGGCATCGTCCACCGTATCGACAAGGAAACCTCCGGGCTGCTGGTCGTTTGCAAGCGCGAACCGGCGATGTCGAGACTTGCGAAACAGTTCCGGGAGCACACTGTGGAACGGGAGTATTGGGCTCTTGCCTGGTGGCCTTTCAGCCACTCAAAGGGCACCATCGACCGACCCATCGGACGCGATCCGACCGACCGCCTCAAATATGCCGTAGCGAAGCCCGACGCATCGGGTCGGGTGAAGGATTCAGCCAAAGAGGCCCGCACCCATTGGACGCAGATCGAGCGCTTTCCGTTTCTGACCTTGCTTGCGCTGCGCCTCGAAACCGGCCGGACGCATCAAATCCGGGTTCATCTCTCGGATGTCGGACACCCGGTCTTCGGCGATCCGGATTATTGCGGTCGCAACCGCCAGATGGGACGGCTCTCGACCGCCGCGCGGAGCGAGGCTGCAGACTACCTCGAAATCGCCCGCCGGCAACTCCTTCACGCCCGACTGCTCGGTTTTGAGCATCCGGTTACTGGCGAACGACTCCGTTTTGAGTCGCCGCTGCCCGATGACTTCCAAACGGTACTCGACCGATTGCGGGAGAAGAATCAGACTCGGGCAAGGTAG